From a region of the Fischerella sp. JS2 genome:
- a CDS encoding MFS transporter: MKTQTQKQVLLPALRSRNYRLFFAGQGISLIGTWMTQTATIWLVYSLTQSPLMLGLVGFSSQIPSFILAPFGGVFVDRFSRHRTLIGTQILSMIQTLVLAILALTGVIHIWHIIVLSLFQGIISAFDAPARQAFVPDLIERKEDLANAIAINSTMFNGARLVGPAIGGLLVAGVGAAYCFLIDGLSYIAVIIALLAMRIKPQKTVTSMSNPLQQIKEGFLYAFGFPPIRALLLLSALVSFFGLQYTVLVPVFAEKILQGNAETLGYLMAASGVGALSGGIYLASRKTILGLGRLIVVGPAILGIGLIAFSLSRYLPLSLFTMLFVGLGTIFQVAAGNTVLQTIVEDEKRGRVMSLFTMSFLGTIPFGNLLGGALADRIGATNTLIIDGVVCILGSIYFMKQLPNLRQLIRPIYVERGIISSKVH, from the coding sequence ATGAAAACACAAACTCAAAAACAGGTGCTATTACCAGCACTAAGGTCAAGAAATTATCGTCTGTTTTTTGCTGGACAAGGTATCTCTTTGATTGGAACATGGATGACACAAACTGCCACAATTTGGTTAGTTTATAGTTTAACCCAATCGCCTTTAATGCTAGGACTTGTGGGATTTAGCAGTCAAATTCCTAGCTTCATTCTTGCTCCCTTTGGTGGCGTATTTGTGGATCGTTTTTCCCGTCATCGTACCTTAATTGGCACTCAAATACTTTCAATGATCCAGACATTGGTGTTAGCGATATTGGCGCTGACTGGTGTGATTCATATTTGGCACATCATTGTTTTGAGTTTGTTTCAAGGAATTATTAGTGCTTTTGATGCGCCTGCACGGCAGGCATTTGTGCCAGATTTGATTGAACGTAAAGAAGATTTAGCCAATGCGATCGCCATTAACTCTACAATGTTTAATGGGGCACGGTTAGTGGGGCCTGCAATTGGTGGTTTGTTAGTTGCTGGTGTTGGTGCGGCTTATTGTTTTTTAATTGATGGTCTTAGTTATATTGCCGTCATTATTGCTTTATTAGCAATGAGAATTAAGCCTCAAAAAACTGTAACAAGTATGAGTAATCCCTTACAACAAATTAAAGAGGGATTTTTATATGCCTTTGGCTTTCCACCTATTCGGGCACTCTTATTACTATCAGCTTTAGTTAGCTTTTTTGGATTGCAATATACTGTTCTCGTTCCAGTTTTTGCTGAAAAAATCTTACAAGGAAACGCGGAAACACTAGGTTATTTAATGGCAGCTTCTGGTGTCGGAGCATTATCAGGCGGGATTTACTTAGCATCACGTAAAACTATCTTAGGGCTTGGGAGATTGATTGTTGTAGGACCTGCAATTTTAGGAATTGGATTAATAGCTTTTTCTTTATCACGTTATTTACCACTTTCTTTATTCACAATGTTATTTGTTGGCTTAGGAACAATTTTCCAAGTTGCTGCTGGCAATACAGTTTTACAAACAATTGTTGAAGATGAAAAACGTGGACGAGTTATGAGTTTATTCACAATGTCATTTTTGGGAACTATCCCCTTTGGTAATTTATTAGGAGGAGCCTTAGCTGACCGCATTGGTGCTACCAATACGTTAATTATTGATGGAGTAGTTTGTATTTTAGGTTCTATATATTTTATGAAACAGTTGCCTAATTTAAGACAATTAATACGTCCAATTTATGTAGAAAGAGGAATCATATCTAGTAAAGTACATTAA
- a CDS encoding dTDP-4-dehydrorhamnose 3,5-epimerase: MSARGITIRQLESIKGGMAEFFTPQASHETMLVQIPPHTIDDLFVHKSQTDQLLVVKGEFVIVTLIDKEYQYIALSENNPVVLTIPPGVMHGAINLSSETCVVVNAVLRHRPVQERDYMTRGRPFAYDLEAATQVLKNIQNTVQDSPASKLKSINSY, from the coding sequence ATGAGTGCAAGAGGAATCACAATTAGGCAGTTGGAATCAATAAAAGGGGGAATGGCTGAGTTTTTCACCCCTCAGGCTAGTCACGAAACAATGCTTGTGCAGATTCCACCTCATACAATCGATGATTTATTTGTTCACAAATCACAAACCGATCAATTACTGGTAGTTAAAGGTGAGTTTGTTATTGTAACTTTAATTGATAAAGAATATCAGTATATTGCTTTAAGTGAAAATAATCCTGTAGTACTGACAATCCCGCCAGGAGTCATGCATGGAGCGATAAATTTGAGTTCCGAAACCTGTGTTGTCGTTAATGCTGTACTACGTCATCGACCAGTGCAAGAGCGCGATTACATGACTCGTGGACGACCATTTGCTTATGATTTGGAAGCAGCAACTCAGGTATTGAAGAATATACAAAATACAGTTCAAGACTCGCCTGCAAGTAAACTGAAATCAATAAACAGTTATTAA
- a CDS encoding response regulator transcription factor: MPRILVIDDDPAISELVAVNLEMAGYDVSQAEDGIKGQALALQLQPDLIMLDLMLPRVDGFTVCQRLRRDERTAEIPVLMLTALSQTQDKVEGFNAGADDYLTKPFEVEEMLARVRALLRRTDRIPQAAKHSEILNYGPLTLVPERFEAIWFNQTVKLTHLEFELLHCLLQRHGQTVSPSEILREVWGYDPDDDIETIRVHIRHLRTKLEPDPRHPRYIKTVYGAGYCLELPSVPQSSEGIPTSKVD; this comes from the coding sequence ATGCCGAGGATTCTAGTCATAGACGATGACCCAGCAATTTCAGAGTTAGTTGCCGTCAACTTAGAGATGGCTGGCTATGATGTCAGCCAAGCAGAAGATGGAATCAAGGGACAAGCCCTGGCTCTACAACTTCAGCCAGACTTAATTATGCTCGATCTGATGTTACCCAGGGTAGACGGATTCACTGTTTGTCAGCGCTTGCGCCGAGATGAGCGTACAGCCGAGATTCCCGTATTGATGTTAACAGCGCTTTCGCAGACTCAAGATAAAGTAGAAGGTTTTAATGCAGGTGCAGACGACTACTTAACTAAACCATTTGAAGTTGAAGAAATGTTAGCGCGGGTGCGCGCTTTATTGCGGCGTACTGACCGTATTCCCCAAGCCGCTAAACACAGTGAAATCCTCAACTATGGACCCTTGACTCTGGTTCCCGAACGGTTTGAAGCAATATGGTTCAATCAAACAGTCAAACTAACTCATCTAGAGTTTGAATTACTTCATTGCTTACTCCAACGACACGGTCAAACCGTTTCTCCTAGTGAAATTCTCCGGGAAGTGTGGGGTTACGATCCAGACGATGATATTGAAACCATTCGAGTTCACATTCGCCACTTACGAACCAAGCTAGAACCAGATCCTCGTCACCCCCGTTACATCAAAACAGTATATGGTGCTGGATACTGTCTAGAGTTGCCCAGTGTTCCCCAATCAAGCGAAGGTATCCCTACATCAAAAGTCGATTGA
- a CDS encoding HlyD family secretion protein — protein sequence MERSSTTNLNNNNGHSKTAVLEKELVTDLEELKTRTQPVATPEAPEAEKQQPASPQKRKKPIKLILAALGVGAVAASGFGFRWWQYASTHQETDNAQVAGHVHQVSSRIPGTVAQVLVNDNQLVKQGQLLVKLDPQDYQSKVQQTQAALANAKAQAEAAQANIALTSQTSKAQTNQAQGNVNAAIAAISTAQAAVQEAKAGILTAQAQVRSAQAAVPAAQAQVAQAEANLQKAQADYNRYQTLYQQGAIARQQLDTAKAAYDVAQAQKNAAVQGVQQAQAQLAAAKQGVAKAQSQLAQAQEGVASAQAKLAASQGGLQQATATKQDTSVKRSQYDAAKAAISQAQASLNDAQLQLSYTNITAPSSGRVGKKNVEVGNRVQTGTPLMAIVDNENWIVANFKETQLENMKPGELVEIKLDAFPHHTFEGRVDSISPASGAQFALLPPDNATGNFTKIVQRIPVKIVFDQNSIKGYESQIVPGMSAEVSVKVK from the coding sequence ATGGAACGTTCAAGCACTACCAATCTCAACAATAATAACGGACACAGCAAAACAGCAGTTTTGGAAAAAGAATTGGTTACAGATTTAGAAGAATTGAAAACTCGTACCCAGCCAGTAGCAACACCAGAAGCGCCGGAGGCAGAAAAGCAACAACCTGCTTCACCTCAAAAGCGTAAGAAACCGATCAAGCTAATTTTGGCAGCTTTGGGTGTAGGTGCAGTTGCGGCTAGTGGTTTTGGGTTTCGCTGGTGGCAGTACGCTTCTACTCATCAAGAAACCGACAACGCCCAGGTAGCAGGACATGTACACCAGGTTAGTAGTCGGATTCCAGGAACTGTGGCTCAAGTGCTGGTAAATGATAACCAGTTGGTAAAACAGGGACAGTTGCTAGTCAAGCTTGATCCCCAAGACTACCAAAGTAAAGTCCAGCAAACACAAGCAGCCCTAGCCAATGCTAAAGCTCAAGCTGAGGCAGCACAAGCAAATATTGCTTTAACATCACAAACTAGCAAAGCTCAGACAAATCAAGCGCAAGGAAATGTTAACGCCGCTATAGCAGCAATTTCTACAGCGCAAGCAGCAGTGCAAGAGGCGAAAGCAGGTATTCTTACAGCCCAAGCTCAAGTTCGTTCTGCCCAAGCTGCGGTTCCAGCAGCCCAAGCACAAGTAGCACAAGCTGAAGCGAATTTGCAAAAAGCCCAAGCTGACTATAACCGCTACCAAACTTTATATCAACAAGGTGCGATCGCTCGTCAGCAATTGGATACAGCCAAAGCTGCTTATGATGTGGCACAAGCGCAAAAAAATGCTGCTGTTCAAGGAGTTCAACAAGCACAAGCACAACTAGCTGCTGCTAAACAAGGAGTTGCCAAAGCGCAATCCCAACTAGCACAAGCGCAGGAAGGAGTTGCTAGCGCCCAAGCTAAACTCGCAGCATCCCAAGGAGGATTACAGCAAGCTACCGCTACCAAACAAGACACCTCCGTGAAACGCAGTCAATATGACGCAGCTAAGGCAGCTATCAGCCAAGCACAAGCTTCTCTCAACGATGCTCAATTGCAGCTATCCTACACCAATATTACCGCTCCTAGTAGTGGACGGGTAGGTAAGAAAAATGTGGAAGTTGGTAACAGAGTACAAACTGGAACACCGTTAATGGCGATCGTTGATAACGAGAATTGGATTGTCGCTAACTTCAAAGAAACCCAACTTGAAAACATGAAACCGGGAGAACTAGTAGAAATCAAGCTGGATGCTTTTCCCCATCATACTTTCGAGGGTCGTGTTGACAGTATTTCGCCAGCTTCCGGCGCTCAATTTGCCTTACTACCACCAGATAACGCCACAGGCAACTTTACCAAAATTGTACAGCGCATCCCAGTCAAAATCGTTTTTGACCAAAACAGCATCAAGGGTTATGAATCACAGATTGTACCAGGGATGTCTGCGGAAGTGAGTGTCAAAGTTAAGTAA
- a CDS encoding branched-chain amino acid ABC transporter permease — MAEYLIFLAISTSIFALFALGLNLQWGFTGLINFGHVAFMTLGAYTTVLLSLKGVPVLLAAVIGAVVAALLGLLIGFSTLRLREDYLAIVTIGVGELVRLILNNQDLPVGDTWISGAFGVQSYPIPLVNLQPNLFIRLVMIAVLTLVAGITFYWLWRWTRPTYAAKRVAKKQEFVSRLVVASLLGLLSAAIYISGVIGLYNYNPKAGLMLLSLVTLAFVFWRLEVLVRSPWGRVLKAIREDEEVAKALGKNVFWYKLQSLMLGGVIAGIAGAFFAWQLSAIYTDNFQPQLTFDAWIMVILGGSGNNVGTILGAVIYFAYDTLTREFLPRIFTNLTSDQLGAFRIMIIGLILMVLMIWRPQGILGKKEELTLGK; from the coding sequence ATGGCTGAATATCTAATTTTTTTAGCAATTTCTACTTCTATTTTTGCTTTGTTTGCTTTAGGGCTAAATTTGCAGTGGGGTTTTACAGGCTTAATTAACTTTGGTCATGTAGCATTCATGACACTGGGAGCATATACAACTGTATTATTGAGCCTTAAGGGTGTTCCTGTGCTGCTAGCGGCGGTGATTGGGGCTGTTGTTGCAGCTTTGTTGGGTTTGTTAATCGGTTTTTCGACTCTGCGTTTACGGGAAGATTATTTAGCGATCGTGACTATCGGTGTGGGAGAACTAGTTCGGCTGATACTCAATAACCAGGATTTACCTGTGGGTGACACCTGGATATCTGGGGCATTTGGTGTGCAAAGTTACCCAATTCCGTTAGTAAATTTGCAACCCAATTTGTTTATCAGACTGGTAATGATCGCGGTACTGACACTAGTTGCTGGTATAACTTTTTATTGGTTATGGCGCTGGACTCGCCCGACATATGCAGCTAAGCGGGTAGCTAAAAAGCAAGAATTCGTATCGCGTCTAGTGGTAGCAAGTTTGTTAGGACTGCTGTCAGCAGCGATTTATATTTCTGGGGTAATTGGCTTATATAATTACAACCCGAAAGCAGGTTTGATGCTGTTGTCTTTAGTGACACTAGCGTTCGTTTTTTGGCGATTAGAAGTTTTGGTGCGATCGCCTTGGGGTCGAGTCCTCAAAGCTATCCGTGAAGATGAAGAAGTTGCGAAAGCGTTAGGAAAAAACGTTTTTTGGTACAAGTTACAATCTCTGATGTTGGGAGGTGTGATCGCTGGGATTGCAGGCGCTTTCTTTGCCTGGCAACTCAGTGCCATTTATACTGATAATTTCCAACCGCAGCTAACTTTCGATGCTTGGATTATGGTGATATTAGGAGGTTCTGGTAATAATGTCGGCACGATTTTAGGGGCAGTAATTTACTTTGCTTACGATACCCTGACACGTGAATTTCTACCTAGAATATTTACCAACCTTACCTCTGATCAATTGGGCGCATTTCGGATCATGATCATAGGACTAATTTTGATGGTACTGATGATTTGGCGTCCTCAAGGTATCTTAGGTAAAAAGGAGGAACTTACCCTTGGTAAATAA
- a CDS encoding cytotoxic translational repressor of toxin-antitoxin stability system: MEVRYARSFLVDLKNLEPAAYQLVYDFVFVEFADKRQLHYLPDLRQLDREGIFYRLTLENYLIGIELRGEIVKFLRVIPMPDV; this comes from the coding sequence ATGGAAGTACGCTATGCACGGTCTTTTTTAGTAGACCTCAAAAATTTAGAACCTGCTGCTTATCAGCTGGTGTATGATTTTGTGTTTGTTGAGTTTGCAGATAAAAGACAACTGCATTACTTACCAGATTTGCGACAGCTAGATAGAGAAGGTATTTTTTACCGCTTGACTTTGGAAAATTACTTAATTGGCATTGAACTAAGAGGTGAAATTGTAAAATTTCTGCGAGTCATACCAATGCCGGATGTGTAG
- a CDS encoding glucose-6-phosphate isomerase, whose translation MDATALWQRYQKWLYFHEGLGFYLDVSRMRFDDAFVERLQPKFEKAFADMAELEKGAIANPDENRMVGHYWLRNPDLAPTPELTQEIVSTIEQIEVFAEKVHTGAIHPPKAPRFTDIISIGIGGSALGPQFVAAALAPDFPPLAIHFIDNTDPAGIDRVLTHVRNRLTSTLVLVISKSGGTPEPRNGMAEVKKAYAGHNLDFANYAIAITMPGSKLDEQAKSEGWLARFPMFDWVGGRTSELSAVGLVPAALQGIDIRAMLEGAKEMDDATRVPDIKNNPAALLALSWYYAGNGKGEKDMVVLPYKDSLLLFSRYLQQLVMESLGKEKDLDGNIVHQGIAVYGNKGSTDQHAYVQQLREGVANFFATFIEVLEDRQSPSPEIEPGITLGDYLSGFLQGTRQALYENHRDSVTVTIPQVNSRTVGALIALYDRAVGLYASLININAYHQPGVEAGKKAAAEILELQKQVVEVLQKEKTPITLEEVAQKTGATDKIESIYLIVRHLYANGRGVKLQGNLGQPSSLKVSIGG comes from the coding sequence ATGGACGCTACGGCACTTTGGCAACGATACCAGAAATGGCTATATTTCCATGAAGGATTAGGATTTTACCTAGACGTGAGCCGGATGCGCTTTGATGATGCCTTTGTGGAGAGGTTGCAGCCAAAGTTTGAGAAGGCTTTTGCGGATATGGCGGAACTTGAGAAGGGAGCGATCGCCAACCCGGACGAAAATCGCATGGTTGGACATTATTGGCTGCGAAATCCTGATTTGGCTCCTACTCCGGAACTGACACAAGAAATCGTCAGCACCATAGAGCAAATTGAAGTATTCGCCGAAAAAGTCCACACAGGTGCAATTCATCCCCCTAAAGCACCCCGTTTTACCGATATTATCTCTATTGGCATTGGTGGTTCTGCCCTTGGGCCGCAATTTGTTGCAGCAGCTTTAGCCCCAGATTTTCCACCACTGGCGATTCATTTTATCGATAACACTGACCCCGCAGGTATTGATCGGGTTTTGACTCACGTGCGAAACCGTCTTACCAGTACTTTAGTATTAGTGATTTCCAAATCTGGAGGCACACCAGAACCTCGTAATGGCATGGCGGAAGTTAAAAAAGCTTACGCTGGACATAACTTAGATTTTGCTAATTATGCGATCGCTATTACTATGCCTGGTAGTAAGCTTGATGAACAAGCAAAATCCGAAGGCTGGCTAGCTAGGTTTCCCATGTTTGATTGGGTAGGCGGGCGCACTTCGGAATTATCTGCTGTGGGACTAGTGCCAGCAGCTTTGCAGGGTATTGATATTCGCGCCATGCTTGAAGGTGCAAAAGAAATGGATGACGCTACCCGCGTTCCCGATATCAAAAATAACCCCGCTGCTTTGTTAGCCCTGTCTTGGTATTATGCTGGCAACGGCAAAGGCGAAAAGGACATGGTTGTCTTACCTTATAAAGACAGCCTACTTTTATTTAGCCGCTACCTGCAACAGTTGGTGATGGAATCCCTAGGTAAAGAAAAAGACTTAGATGGTAATATAGTTCATCAAGGTATTGCCGTATACGGTAATAAAGGCTCTACCGACCAACACGCATACGTTCAACAGTTACGCGAAGGTGTAGCGAATTTCTTTGCTACCTTCATCGAAGTTTTAGAAGATCGTCAAAGTCCATCCCCAGAAATTGAACCAGGAATCACATTAGGCGATTATCTTTCTGGTTTTCTGCAAGGAACCAGACAAGCACTGTATGAAAATCACCGCGATTCAGTTACAGTTACTATCCCCCAAGTGAATTCCCGTACTGTCGGAGCATTAATTGCCTTATATGATCGCGCTGTTGGTTTGTATGCCAGCTTAATCAATATCAACGCCTACCATCAACCAGGGGTAGAAGCTGGTAAAAAAGCTGCTGCTGAAATTCTAGAATTGCAAAAACAAGTAGTAGAAGTTTTGCAAAAAGAAAAAACACCCATCACTTTAGAGGAAGTTGCTCAAAAAACAGGTGCTACAGACAAAATCGAGTCAATTTATTTAATTGTGCGACATCTCTATGCCAATGGACGCGGTGTAAAATTGCAAGGTAATCTTGGGCAACCCAGCAGTTTAAAAGTTTCTATCGGCGGGTAG
- a CDS encoding DHA2 family efflux MFS transporter permease subunit — protein sequence MAKQNAVIQSSSEQIPLRTWIGVLASMLGAFMAVLDIQITNASLQQIQASLGATLEEGSWISTAYLVAEIVVIPLTGWLSRVFSLKRYLLVNTALFIFFSICCAWAWNLMSMIIFRAAQGFTGGVLIPIAMTVVLTTLPPAKQSIGLAAFGLTAVFAPSIGPTLGGWLTENFSWEYSFYINMVPGLLMLAGVWYGIKQDKPQLNLLKQGDWWGIIAMAIGLGSLQIVLEEGSRKDWFSSALIVRLSIIAAIFLALFFWIELTRRQPFINLRLLRRRNFGLASIVNVSLGVGLYGSIYILPLYLAQIQQYNPLQIGEVLIWAGIPQLFIIPFIPKIMQKIDVRLMVAVGVALFSISVFMNSTMTYQTGLDQLRWSQLVRAMGQPLIMVPLSSIATAGLKPQEAGSASGLFNMMRNLGGSIGIASLATLLTNREQFHSNRLGEAVSLYNPATQERINQFTQYFVSRGADLSTAQDQAIKAIDNIVRREAFVMAFNDCFYFIGISLLLSGIAIIFFKKIKPTGGAVAH from the coding sequence GTGGCGAAACAAAACGCAGTTATTCAATCTTCCTCTGAACAAATACCACTAAGAACATGGATTGGTGTTTTAGCTAGTATGCTTGGTGCATTCATGGCGGTACTAGATATTCAAATCACCAATGCTTCACTGCAACAAATCCAAGCTAGTTTAGGGGCAACTTTAGAAGAAGGTTCATGGATTTCTACTGCCTATCTAGTCGCAGAAATTGTTGTCATTCCCTTAACAGGTTGGTTATCAAGAGTATTTAGTTTAAAACGGTATTTGTTAGTTAACACTGCCTTATTTATCTTTTTTTCTATATGCTGTGCCTGGGCATGGAATCTCATGTCTATGATTATTTTCCGTGCTGCCCAAGGATTTACAGGAGGGGTTTTAATTCCGATTGCCATGACAGTTGTACTCACAACTTTACCCCCCGCAAAACAATCAATAGGCTTAGCTGCATTTGGTCTAACTGCCGTTTTTGCACCTTCAATTGGTCCGACATTAGGAGGTTGGTTAACAGAAAACTTCAGTTGGGAGTATAGCTTTTATATTAATATGGTTCCTGGCTTGTTGATGTTAGCTGGGGTTTGGTACGGAATTAAGCAAGATAAACCCCAACTTAACTTACTTAAACAAGGTGACTGGTGGGGAATTATTGCTATGGCAATTGGTTTAGGTTCCCTGCAAATTGTTTTAGAAGAAGGTAGTCGTAAAGATTGGTTTAGTTCTGCATTGATTGTGCGTTTAAGTATAATCGCAGCAATTTTTCTCGCATTGTTTTTCTGGATTGAATTAACTCGTAGACAACCATTTATTAATCTGCGACTTTTGAGAAGACGTAACTTTGGTTTAGCCAGTATTGTTAACGTATCCTTGGGAGTAGGTTTGTATGGTTCAATTTATATATTGCCGCTATACTTAGCCCAAATTCAACAATATAATCCGCTACAAATTGGTGAAGTGTTAATTTGGGCAGGTATACCCCAATTATTTATTATTCCTTTCATTCCCAAAATAATGCAAAAAATTGATGTGCGGTTAATGGTAGCAGTGGGAGTGGCTTTATTTTCTATCAGTGTTTTTATGAATTCTACAATGACCTATCAAACTGGATTAGATCAATTGCGGTGGTCACAACTTGTTAGGGCAATGGGACAACCTTTAATTATGGTTCCGCTTTCTTCTATTGCTACAGCTGGTTTAAAGCCACAGGAAGCTGGTTCAGCGAGTGGTTTATTTAACATGATGCGGAATTTGGGTGGTTCGATTGGTATTGCATCCTTAGCAACTTTATTAACGAACCGAGAACAATTTCACTCAAACAGACTGGGAGAAGCAGTATCTCTATATAACCCAGCAACTCAAGAACGAATTAATCAATTCACACAATATTTTGTTAGTCGAGGGGCAGATTTAAGCACAGCACAAGACCAAGCGATTAAAGCTATTGATAATATCGTGCGTCGTGAGGCTTTTGTGATGGCTTTCAATGATTGTTTTTACTTTATTGGAATTTCTTTATTACTAAGTGGCATTGCAATTATTTTCTTCAAGAAAATCAAACCGACTGGTGGTGCTGTGGCACATTAG
- a CDS encoding MarR family winged helix-turn-helix transcriptional regulator yields MVPTSKNSVALESWQQTRAPYNLGYRIKLLSQLLYRKFTERLEPYGLTPFHWVILCCLWEEDGLPTSAIGERLKQVGGTLTGVLDRMEERGLVRRERDCRDRRIWRIWLTDAGKELESILPDLAVEVREQAMQGISHAEREQFARIINQAIANLS; encoded by the coding sequence ATGGTTCCTACATCTAAAAATTCTGTGGCTTTGGAGTCGTGGCAGCAAACTAGAGCGCCATACAATCTTGGCTATCGGATTAAATTGCTATCTCAACTCCTCTACCGCAAGTTTACAGAACGTCTGGAACCCTACGGCTTGACTCCCTTTCACTGGGTAATTTTATGTTGTTTATGGGAGGAAGACGGTTTACCTACTTCCGCTATTGGGGAAAGGCTTAAACAAGTCGGAGGTACGCTAACAGGCGTACTGGATCGGATGGAAGAACGGGGTTTAGTTCGCCGAGAACGAGATTGTCGCGATCGCCGCATCTGGCGGATTTGGCTGACTGATGCTGGCAAAGAACTAGAAAGTATTTTGCCTGATCTGGCTGTAGAAGTGCGTGAACAAGCTATGCAAGGTATTTCCCATGCTGAACGCGAACAGTTTGCCCGCATCATTAATCAGGCGATCGCGAATTTGTCATGA
- a CDS encoding YheT family hydrolase: MCYWTYNPPRFLQNGVAMTLYTALWSGRNWEQTTKYPEPLYQEHVFIGGQSVPIFGWVAIPENPRGTIVGTYGITGEFDNQWFLKLLGRKAYAQGFAVALFDWRGHGRTAQLSPTLTSDGLYEGEDFIRIAAAAKAMGCPGKFWFTGYSLGGQLALWAVSLRSGGEEIGRWGENFSLSPEVLGLEDEDIGGAAVICPSLDSKRSLTYLVKQPFGRYMEQAIARNLKKLAWQIYADHPHSIDPEAIARVNSIWSFDEELVIQRLGFPSVKAYYDASSALQLLPNLQKPTLIIYAEDDPLFDPAIIPDLQLACAANPMIDLLLTRSGGHVGYISSKACQRQAQDPDPWWAWNRILEWLSGNVG; the protein is encoded by the coding sequence ATGTGTTACTGGACATACAATCCGCCACGTTTTTTGCAAAACGGTGTAGCAATGACCCTCTACACCGCCCTTTGGTCTGGGCGTAATTGGGAACAAACAACGAAATACCCAGAACCTCTTTATCAAGAACATGTTTTTATCGGTGGGCAAAGCGTACCAATTTTTGGCTGGGTAGCTATTCCTGAAAATCCTCGCGGTACGATCGTAGGAACCTATGGTATTACAGGTGAGTTTGATAATCAATGGTTTCTCAAACTGCTAGGACGTAAAGCCTACGCTCAAGGATTTGCAGTGGCATTATTTGATTGGCGTGGTCATGGCAGGACAGCCCAATTATCGCCGACATTGACCAGCGATGGCTTGTACGAAGGTGAAGATTTTATTCGCATTGCGGCGGCGGCTAAAGCAATGGGATGTCCGGGGAAATTTTGGTTTACGGGATATTCCTTAGGAGGACAGTTAGCACTGTGGGCGGTGAGTTTAAGGTCGGGAGGTGAGGAGATTGGGAGATGGGGAGAGAATTTCTCCCTATCACCTGAGGTTCTGGGTTTAGAGGACGAAGATATTGGTGGTGCGGCGGTAATTTGTCCAAGTCTGGATTCTAAGCGATCGCTTACCTATTTAGTCAAACAGCCTTTTGGTCGATATATGGAACAGGCGATCGCACGTAATCTCAAAAAACTGGCGTGGCAAATTTATGCAGATCATCCTCACAGTATTGACCCAGAAGCGATCGCACGAGTAAATAGTATCTGGAGCTTTGATGAAGAATTAGTCATTCAACGCTTGGGTTTTCCTTCGGTAAAAGCTTATTACGATGCCAGCAGTGCTTTGCAATTACTACCAAATCTGCAAAAACCGACTTTGATTATTTATGCTGAAGATGATCCTCTTTTTGATCCAGCGATCATACCAGATTTACAATTGGCTTGTGCTGCTAATCCAATGATAGATTTGTTACTTACTCGTTCTGGTGGTCATGTGGGTTACATTAGCAGCAAAGCGTGTCAACGCCAAGCACAAGACCCTGATCCTTGGTGGGCATGGAATCGAATTTTAGAATGGCTGAGTGGGAATGTGGGTTAG